The proteins below are encoded in one region of Microscilla marina ATCC 23134:
- a CDS encoding TauD/TfdA family dioxygenase, which produces MSQNIKANFDEIYSLYSPQTYVRCLVQDLNYRLPFHAMKVLKHYCQVLLPKTPLRVSVIGSCHGVDAVALKYNLTAQDVMTRWGNEDTVERPFPASDQKVKISLIDAQSEPLRFAKDINLADHSFVANLNAPYSEGLKYHLANETDVITAFGVTSYLGVEGTERIIQEALINGNTQLFCFSVVKYLNPTDFVELCRKCNLEVQQINELPQRAYKNQTEQERVTRTLKEKGMYTRDDEENLMTLMFLAYKKDLLSTKKAGISSTLIVANKENELLGHSCNKNPLRYSSTQWAHPWHIVLSQQHSENRAIYQKLTELHTQGAIAIGDTITAISSATPTSTDDVVHLAKLFAGEYQVTKQNLPEGQIKQTLTRIEPIINAHIVKQVPASSEALEVGLKQHGHLLVRTGQAIDDAKVLKLLTGKGKAMDYRYGNVARQKIKGTSALQVTPWSKELCILPHSELTYHTKFPKYISFVCKVPAEHGGETAIYDCAKAFDVLSPDFQAKATQHNVIFRKRYVQSSGHDRYPSWQQVMGEGSTANDFMTHFNALGYNCVQLQEEDNKVIETQLTRPLVYQYQGKKCLHSSIVGISPYWYQQVWPGKTPPLTVTWDNNEPFSIAELRHMEEALLLARISYNNWQKHDVLFLDNLRVAHGRLPFTGKRVTGALMAQPAQFVKTDEHWNVELVK; this is translated from the coding sequence ATGAGTCAAAACATTAAAGCGAACTTCGACGAAATTTATTCCTTGTATTCTCCACAGACTTATGTTCGTTGTCTTGTGCAGGATTTAAACTATAGGTTGCCTTTCCACGCAATGAAGGTTTTAAAACATTATTGTCAGGTTTTATTGCCAAAGACACCACTGCGGGTATCTGTAATTGGTAGTTGCCATGGGGTAGATGCCGTAGCGTTAAAATATAATCTGACTGCTCAGGACGTGATGACCCGCTGGGGAAACGAAGATACTGTAGAGCGACCTTTTCCTGCCTCCGACCAAAAAGTGAAAATCAGCCTGATAGACGCGCAGTCAGAACCTTTGCGTTTTGCCAAGGACATCAATTTAGCTGATCACTCGTTTGTGGCAAACCTAAATGCCCCTTACTCTGAGGGGTTAAAGTATCACCTGGCTAATGAGACTGATGTAATTACAGCTTTTGGCGTAACATCTTATTTGGGAGTAGAAGGAACAGAAAGAATTATTCAGGAAGCATTAATTAACGGAAACACCCAATTATTTTGTTTCTCGGTAGTGAAATATTTAAACCCCACCGACTTTGTAGAACTTTGCCGAAAATGTAACCTGGAAGTACAACAAATAAACGAATTGCCCCAACGAGCTTACAAAAATCAGACTGAGCAAGAGAGAGTTACTCGAACATTGAAGGAAAAAGGAATGTATACCAGAGATGACGAGGAGAATTTAATGACGCTCATGTTTTTGGCATATAAGAAAGATTTATTAAGTACTAAAAAAGCGGGTATTTCCTCAACTTTGATTGTTGCCAATAAAGAAAATGAATTGTTGGGGCATTCTTGCAACAAAAATCCTTTACGTTATTCTTCTACCCAATGGGCTCATCCCTGGCATATTGTGCTTTCGCAACAACACTCTGAAAACCGCGCCATTTATCAAAAACTAACCGAGCTTCACACTCAAGGAGCTATTGCTATTGGTGATACAATCACAGCCATCAGTTCAGCTACTCCAACATCGACAGATGATGTAGTACATCTTGCCAAACTTTTTGCAGGTGAATATCAGGTTACTAAACAAAATTTGCCAGAGGGTCAAATCAAACAAACTCTTACCCGCATAGAACCAATCATTAATGCCCACATTGTAAAGCAGGTACCAGCCTCTTCAGAAGCGTTGGAAGTAGGATTGAAGCAGCATGGTCATTTATTAGTGCGCACAGGACAGGCTATAGATGATGCCAAAGTTTTAAAGTTATTAACTGGCAAAGGTAAAGCGATGGATTACCGCTATGGAAACGTAGCACGCCAAAAAATAAAGGGGACCTCTGCCCTACAGGTAACTCCTTGGTCAAAAGAGCTTTGTATTTTGCCTCATAGTGAGCTGACTTATCACACTAAGTTTCCTAAATACATATCTTTTGTATGCAAAGTACCCGCTGAACATGGTGGAGAAACTGCAATTTATGACTGTGCTAAAGCTTTTGATGTACTCTCGCCAGATTTCCAGGCAAAGGCTACCCAACACAATGTGATATTTCGCAAGCGTTATGTTCAATCTTCTGGTCATGACCGCTACCCAAGCTGGCAACAAGTAATGGGGGAAGGTAGTACTGCCAACGATTTTATGACTCATTTTAATGCTTTGGGTTACAATTGTGTGCAGCTGCAGGAAGAAGACAATAAGGTAATTGAAACCCAATTGACTCGACCATTAGTGTATCAATATCAGGGTAAAAAATGCCTGCACTCCAGTATTGTAGGCATATCACCTTATTGGTACCAACAGGTTTGGCCAGGAAAAACTCCCCCACTTACTGTCACCTGGGACAACAATGAACCGTTTTCTATAGCCGAATTGCGCCATATGGAAGAAGCCTTACTGCTGGCAAGGATTTCGTACAACAACTGGCAAAAACATGATGTACTCTTTTTGGATAATTTGCGGGTAGCACATGGGCGACTTCCCTTTACTGGCAAGAGGGTTACAGGAGCTTTAATGGCTCAACCAGCTCAATTTGTAAAGACGGATGAGCACTGGAACGTTGAACTTGTCAAATAA
- a CDS encoding NAD(P)-dependent oxidoreductase — MSEIPIVLKIDGATYFEMPQLDGYLAKHQTRLVEASLNEAISAINEHSPGAIVSGAAPIGREIMDAGLQKGLRGIVKAGTGLDNIDCEYARCQQILVENIPDYVHETVAEYAINLMLSLARKSWPVQQTMRQKGWFDITPASLGTELNGKTIGLVGFGRIARSVARIAHFGFQMSVIAYDPYVSAEEMELCAVQKAEQLEDILPHCDVVSLHTSLNNDTRNLIGEKQLAMMKSSALLINVARGGIIDETALLIALSTQKIGGVALDVYSQEPLDVNTHPIISQMISLNNVLLSPHIAWYTAEAGQRLQASVAQKCQQIIFQE; from the coding sequence ATGTCTGAAATCCCCATTGTTTTAAAAATCGATGGTGCCACTTATTTCGAAATGCCCCAACTCGATGGTTACTTGGCTAAACACCAAACCCGTTTGGTGGAGGCATCTTTGAATGAAGCCATCTCAGCAATCAACGAACATTCGCCAGGAGCCATTGTCAGTGGAGCAGCACCTATTGGCAGAGAAATTATGGATGCCGGATTACAAAAAGGATTGCGTGGCATTGTAAAAGCAGGTACTGGTTTAGATAATATCGATTGTGAGTACGCCCGCTGCCAACAAATTCTGGTGGAGAACATACCTGACTATGTACATGAAACTGTAGCAGAATATGCTATTAACCTGATGCTGTCACTGGCTCGCAAATCCTGGCCAGTACAACAAACTATGCGTCAAAAAGGTTGGTTTGATATTACCCCAGCTTCATTGGGCACCGAACTAAACGGCAAAACGATTGGTTTGGTTGGTTTTGGACGAATTGCGCGAAGTGTAGCCCGTATTGCTCATTTTGGTTTTCAAATGTCTGTCATTGCTTATGACCCTTATGTAAGTGCTGAAGAAATGGAGTTGTGCGCGGTACAAAAAGCCGAACAATTGGAAGATATATTGCCTCATTGCGATGTGGTGTCTCTTCATACTAGTCTCAATAACGACACCCGTAACCTGATAGGGGAAAAACAACTGGCTATGATGAAATCTTCTGCCCTGTTAATCAATGTAGCACGGGGGGGGATTATAGATGAAACGGCTTTGTTGATTGCCTTATCTACTCAAAAAATCGGAGGAGTTGCTTTAGATGTTTATTCACAGGAACCACTGGATGTCAATACCCACCCAATAATTTCTCAGATGATTTCGCTTAACAATGTGCTTTTATCACCCCACATTGCCTGGTATACCGCCGAAGCTGGTCAGCGGTTACAAGCCAGTGTAGCTCAAAAATGTCAACAAATTATTTTTCAAGAATAA
- a CDS encoding aminotransferase-like domain-containing protein has protein sequence MTYQNSEYVQMPVTKGIYDLNVGQPSPQMLPLDLLYSTDRNHITDPTFLQYANQQGYLTFRKELAKFLSSETGDQIAANELLVTPGNSGAINLIGTRIAASSPTRPLALVETPTYQWAVNVLEGCGFDIMPIPVDKEGIDVVEVERLIIEEQVKPALVFVIPSHQNPTSVNLSAPRRQKLIQLAVTHDFYILADEAYQLLSFPENKVHSALASEDYTEKGVVFTIGTFSKIFAPAIRLGWLQAKPDLIEWMVNHPVLVSGGGVNQVMAGWIEPILSNGSMQKWLSDLRKELFQRYECLYKAVQQKLPLLEIVTTPQGGYFIWCKLPNQMDSSALAALALEKYKVSFRPGTKCNTSPDYLRLCFAYHTTDEIEKAVDLLALAYNEFADNLILK, from the coding sequence ATGACTTATCAAAACTCTGAATATGTACAAATGCCTGTAACAAAAGGCATTTATGACCTTAATGTAGGACAACCTTCACCTCAGATGCTGCCATTGGATTTGCTCTATTCGACCGACAGAAATCATATTACTGATCCTACTTTTTTACAATATGCCAACCAACAGGGCTACCTTACTTTCCGTAAAGAGTTGGCAAAGTTTTTATCATCAGAAACAGGTGACCAAATTGCTGCCAACGAGCTGCTTGTGACTCCCGGAAATTCAGGCGCAATTAATCTGATTGGAACAAGAATAGCCGCCAGTAGTCCTACTCGTCCGCTTGCCCTAGTGGAGACTCCTACTTATCAGTGGGCAGTAAATGTACTAGAAGGCTGCGGGTTCGATATTATGCCCATACCAGTTGATAAAGAGGGTATTGACGTTGTTGAAGTTGAGCGACTTATAATAGAAGAGCAGGTCAAGCCTGCCCTTGTATTTGTCATTCCTTCTCACCAAAACCCCACAAGTGTTAATTTAAGTGCCCCACGACGACAGAAGCTGATTCAACTGGCAGTGACCCACGATTTTTATATTCTGGCAGATGAAGCTTATCAACTCCTTAGTTTCCCTGAAAACAAAGTCCACTCGGCACTGGCAAGCGAAGACTATACAGAGAAAGGTGTAGTTTTTACCATTGGAACATTCAGTAAAATATTTGCTCCTGCCATCCGTTTGGGCTGGCTTCAGGCAAAACCAGACTTGATTGAATGGATGGTAAACCACCCAGTACTTGTAAGTGGTGGTGGAGTAAACCAAGTGATGGCTGGCTGGATAGAACCTATACTTAGTAATGGTTCCATGCAAAAATGGTTGTCAGATTTACGTAAGGAGCTTTTCCAGCGATACGAATGCCTTTACAAAGCAGTACAGCAAAAATTGCCTCTACTCGAAATCGTAACTACCCCACAAGGTGGCTATTTTATATGGTGTAAACTGCCTAACCAGATGGATAGTTCGGCACTGGCTGCTTTAGCTCTGGAGAAATACAAAGTTAGCTTTCGACCTGGCACCAAATGCAATACTTCGCCCGATTATTTGCGGCTTTGTTTTGCCTATCATACTACAGACGAAATCGAAAAAGCGGTTGACTTATTGGCACTGGCCTACAATGAGTTTGCTGATAACCTAATTCTAAAATAA
- a CDS encoding M24 family metallopeptidase yields the protein MERTKKIMKRENIDWLIATTPENVFYSIGFRSLGQWLMRSSKIEVLVLIPAQDPTRSVLISPAQELDVAAAIPPRVSKVCPVGHITIEPGDRSLWEEPDHRLAQWTLDTPSYTSVYHAVETLNLIQPNQRVALDDNLTYEGLREVLSPQTELFIAPEVIQDIRVIKTEEELELMRKGVQIAEEGLRQSMAALCTGISELELGHIYNTSVVKAGAVPYMTLVGIGSNGASPNHPSTNRQLRPNELIRWDVGCEVDGYRVDLGFIAFYGEPSPKVVKYADAIARAQTACFNAMQAGNKLSEVYQIGFDMMKAVIPAYKRKHLGHGVGVELREPPIIAPKEAQNERGVTFDRSKQATADLLELGMVIALEVLYYELGLGGFQIEDTIIVTEQGPVRLNKLPYELTVVPVKDKDHNKQEVINEALTK from the coding sequence ATCGAACGCACAAAGAAAATAATGAAACGCGAAAACATCGACTGGTTGATTGCAACCACCCCCGAAAATGTTTTTTATTCTATTGGCTTTCGCTCACTGGGTCAATGGTTGATGCGTTCTTCTAAAATCGAGGTTTTGGTATTAATTCCTGCCCAGGATCCTACCCGGTCGGTGTTGATATCGCCCGCGCAGGAATTAGACGTAGCAGCTGCCATTCCTCCACGGGTTTCAAAGGTTTGCCCGGTTGGTCACATTACCATCGAACCCGGAGACAGGTCTTTGTGGGAAGAACCAGACCACCGTTTGGCACAATGGACACTTGATACCCCCAGTTATACCAGTGTTTATCATGCTGTAGAAACCTTGAATCTGATTCAACCCAATCAACGGGTTGCCCTGGATGACAACCTTACTTATGAAGGATTAAGGGAGGTTTTATCACCACAGACTGAACTGTTTATTGCTCCAGAAGTAATACAGGACATCCGGGTAATTAAAACGGAAGAGGAACTCGAATTAATGCGTAAAGGGGTTCAAATTGCAGAAGAGGGTTTACGCCAGTCGATGGCAGCTCTTTGCACAGGTATCAGCGAGCTAGAACTGGGCCATATATACAATACCAGTGTGGTAAAAGCTGGGGCAGTGCCTTATATGACCCTGGTGGGCATTGGGTCAAATGGAGCTTCGCCGAATCACCCTTCTACCAACCGTCAATTACGCCCCAACGAGCTTATCCGCTGGGATGTTGGTTGTGAAGTAGATGGCTACCGAGTCGATCTGGGTTTTATAGCTTTTTATGGTGAACCTAGCCCCAAAGTAGTAAAATATGCCGACGCAATTGCCCGTGCTCAAACTGCCTGTTTTAATGCCATGCAAGCTGGGAACAAGTTGTCTGAAGTATATCAGATAGGTTTTGATATGATGAAAGCTGTTATTCCTGCTTATAAACGTAAGCACTTGGGGCATGGCGTGGGAGTTGAACTACGTGAGCCTCCTATTATTGCTCCTAAAGAAGCCCAAAACGAACGGGGGGTTACCTTTGATCGCTCTAAACAAGCAACTGCCGATTTGCTTGAGCTTGGTATGGTCATCGCTCTTGAGGTGCTTTATTATGAGCTGGGGTTGGGCGGTTTTCAAATCGAAGACACCATCATTGTGACAGAACAAGGACCTGTCCGACTAAATAAATTACCTTACGAATTAACTGTTGTTCCTGTAAAGGACAAAGATCATAACAAACAGGAAGTTATTAATGAAGCCCTTACTAAATAA
- a CDS encoding M24 family metallopeptidase produces the protein MKPLLNKARVLHLMQTNGVDVMMATIPENLLYASGFRSLSQWLIRGQKTLAVAVIKFNGEVTLIAPSGELDRAACDPPVVDHIIAFDTVTVEPGDEAIWLAEDWRYANMVLVSNRPKDLWEAFALAGIPDEACVAIDDPDLAQAYRQRYQTQVTDARPLWLQSRLIKTPEEVNRLRRAVEITEIAFLHTINAVQVGISEKELAIIFNMAVVKAGGDPYLAVIGAGTYGAYPNHIPGDYCIKAGDLIRWDMGCSYQGYVADIARTTCVGKPNKLQTERWEAVLAGQMAALNAIYPGQLAAEVYSIGMQAARENGLPDIKRKHIGHGIGIDMYEPPSISPNETLSLEAGMVFELEVLFYELGFGSVQVEDTIHVTPDGYERFTTLPHSLIIIDN, from the coding sequence ATGAAGCCCTTACTAAATAAAGCACGTGTTCTTCATTTAATGCAGACTAATGGAGTAGATGTGATGATGGCAACTATTCCCGAAAACCTACTGTATGCCAGTGGTTTTCGTAGTTTAAGCCAATGGCTTATACGTGGGCAAAAAACCTTGGCGGTAGCTGTTATTAAGTTCAATGGCGAAGTTACCCTTATTGCTCCATCAGGTGAACTCGACCGGGCTGCTTGTGACCCTCCGGTAGTCGATCATATCATTGCCTTTGATACAGTGACAGTAGAACCAGGCGATGAAGCTATTTGGCTTGCCGAAGATTGGCGTTATGCCAACATGGTACTGGTAAGTAATCGCCCCAAAGATTTATGGGAAGCATTTGCCCTTGCAGGTATACCAGATGAAGCGTGTGTAGCTATAGATGATCCGGATTTAGCCCAAGCTTATCGCCAACGTTATCAGACCCAAGTAACTGATGCCCGCCCTTTGTGGCTACAAAGCCGTTTGATAAAAACACCCGAAGAAGTAAATCGCTTGCGCCGGGCGGTCGAAATAACAGAAATCGCTTTTTTGCATACTATAAATGCAGTACAGGTGGGTATTTCGGAAAAAGAGCTGGCAATTATTTTTAACATGGCTGTAGTTAAAGCAGGAGGCGACCCTTATTTAGCTGTAATAGGTGCAGGCACGTATGGAGCTTATCCTAATCATATTCCTGGTGATTACTGCATCAAAGCGGGTGACTTGATTCGCTGGGACATGGGGTGCTCATATCAGGGGTATGTAGCCGATATTGCTCGAACCACCTGTGTAGGCAAACCTAATAAACTGCAAACAGAACGTTGGGAAGCAGTTTTGGCAGGGCAAATGGCGGCTCTCAATGCCATTTATCCTGGGCAATTGGCTGCCGAAGTTTATAGTATTGGCATGCAAGCTGCCCGTGAGAATGGCTTGCCTGACATTAAACGTAAACATATTGGACATGGTATTGGAATTGATATGTACGAACCTCCTTCCATTAGCCCAAACGAAACACTCAGTTTGGAGGCAGGGATGGTCTTTGAGCTGGAAGTGTTATTTTATGAACTTGGCTTTGGCAGTGTGCAAGTCGAAGACACCATTCATGTGACACCAGATGGTTACGAACGTTTTACCACATTACCACATTCATTAATTATTATAGACAATTAA
- a CDS encoding maleate cis-trans isomerase family protein, producing MSRDQGRIGVIVPSSNTNLEPDCALLVPAGITLHFTRVGGYDVDDVPDGDEMRRFALAGLDDALTLLIAADINVIAYGCTSATLASGFEFDQQFQKQMANKTGVPAVTAAGAIIEALKTLHISRIAFTSPYVAELNQDAIRFISTCGFEVVNHFSVGESYSSREMREVTPDTIYKFGLQADHPEAEALVISCTDFRALEALTALERDLGKPVITSNQAMMYAILTRMDIDPSNILAGGQLFTQHATRLQQALR from the coding sequence ATGAGCAGAGACCAAGGACGGATTGGGGTGATTGTCCCATCTTCGAATACTAATCTTGAACCTGACTGTGCGTTGTTGGTACCAGCAGGAATCACGCTTCACTTTACACGGGTGGGTGGTTATGATGTAGATGATGTGCCAGATGGAGATGAAATGCGGCGTTTTGCTTTGGCAGGGCTCGACGATGCCCTGACTTTGTTAATAGCTGCTGATATCAATGTAATAGCGTATGGATGTACATCTGCCACTCTAGCAAGCGGTTTTGAATTTGATCAACAGTTTCAAAAACAGATGGCAAACAAAACAGGAGTACCTGCAGTTACAGCCGCTGGGGCTATTATAGAGGCACTCAAAACACTGCACATATCCCGTATTGCCTTCACTTCACCTTATGTGGCTGAGTTAAACCAAGACGCTATCCGATTTATTTCTACCTGTGGTTTTGAGGTAGTCAATCACTTCAGTGTAGGTGAGAGTTATTCGAGTCGTGAGATGCGAGAGGTTACTCCTGATACAATTTACAAGTTTGGTTTGCAGGCAGATCACCCCGAAGCTGAAGCGCTGGTAATTTCTTGTACCGATTTTCGGGCATTAGAAGCTTTAACTGCACTGGAACGAGACTTGGGTAAACCCGTAATTACTAGTAACCAAGCAATGATGTATGCTATTTTAACCAGAATGGACATTGACCCCTCAAATATTTTAGCAGGAGGACAGCTTTTTACTCAGCATGCGACCCGTTTACAACAAGCTCTAAGGTAG
- a CDS encoding DUF5686 and carboxypeptidase regulatory-like domain-containing protein, translated as MKNQLLLKTLGILLLVILWVLPGRLTAQQKFTLKGRVTDKKGQGLPFATVYVKGTSNGTTTNDNGDYFLPLKAGSHEIAFQFIGYKASTKKVTINQSQTLNVSLEPEVLTLNEVTITSNGEDPAYPIMRKAIRNRKKHLREIEKFTCDAYVKGLQRLGKAPKRVLGMKVDVDTGIVYFSESVSELSYKNGEYKEKMISSKVSGNSRGFSFNQASEMETELYNNIIDNTGFSERGMVSPVAFNAMLYYRYRYEGSFQENGLTVNKIRLMPRRKLAPAFSGFIYIIDDTWRIHSIELSLGKGTIDFIDSVTIKQVYAPVGNGKVWRPLSVKYNFEFAAFGFKGHGYFLCMYSNYNITPTFQRRFFNNEVMTVTNDANKKDSTYWSKIRPIPLTTTEVKDYREKDSLQVIKDSKPYKDSVDAKRNKLGITGILYGGYTYRNSYRRERFSFQPLISTFQYNTVEGLVTDLSLNYQKRYENRTYFTIDPSFRYGFSNKRFQAKLRTSYRFAPKSFGTVWAEGGRYVEQLSRMQSISPFLNSYYTLVVEENFMKIYEKAYAKVGYRQELINGLYFKGSLEFAERNAMQNTTNYSWRNVENREFTPNAPVNNELANTDFAYHQALTFNASLRLRIKQRYITYPHRKFIVGSDYPTLLLGYRKGLAIGDSDVDYDLLHASISDEISMGVIGASKYRVSAGVFLNTNKMYFMDFRHFSGNQTGLLKGSSNAFQLLEYYRYSTQDRYLEGHYEHHFNGFVMNGFPLINKLKSQLVISANYLWTPTSLNYLELGIGLEHILKIMRFDFIVGLQEGNQVSSGFRFGFGF; from the coding sequence ATGAAAAACCAACTGTTACTCAAAACTCTCGGAATATTATTGCTTGTGATACTTTGGGTATTACCTGGCAGACTTACTGCACAACAAAAGTTTACTCTGAAAGGACGGGTAACTGATAAAAAAGGACAAGGGTTACCTTTTGCGACTGTATATGTAAAGGGTACCTCTAATGGTACTACAACCAATGACAATGGAGATTATTTTTTACCGCTTAAAGCTGGAAGCCACGAAATTGCTTTTCAGTTTATTGGCTACAAAGCCAGTACTAAAAAAGTGACCATCAACCAGTCACAAACCTTGAATGTAAGTCTTGAACCTGAGGTGCTTACTCTAAATGAAGTAACCATTACCTCGAATGGCGAAGACCCCGCTTACCCTATTATGCGCAAAGCCATACGAAACCGTAAAAAACACTTAAGAGAAATAGAAAAATTTACCTGTGATGCCTATGTCAAAGGCTTGCAGCGCTTGGGTAAAGCCCCTAAACGAGTACTGGGAATGAAGGTAGATGTGGACACTGGCATTGTATACTTTTCGGAGTCGGTATCGGAACTGAGCTATAAAAACGGAGAGTATAAAGAGAAGATGATTTCATCGAAGGTAAGCGGCAATAGTCGTGGGTTTAGCTTCAACCAGGCATCAGAGATGGAAACGGAACTTTATAACAATATCATTGACAACACCGGTTTTAGTGAAAGAGGAATGGTGTCGCCAGTAGCTTTTAATGCCATGCTTTATTATCGTTACCGCTATGAGGGTTCTTTTCAAGAAAATGGGCTCACTGTCAATAAAATACGCTTGATGCCCCGCCGCAAACTTGCTCCGGCTTTTAGTGGTTTTATCTACATTATAGATGATACCTGGCGCATACATAGTATAGAGCTTTCGTTGGGCAAGGGCACAATAGATTTTATAGATTCGGTGACTATCAAGCAAGTATATGCTCCAGTGGGCAACGGAAAGGTATGGCGACCGCTCTCAGTAAAATATAATTTTGAATTTGCTGCTTTTGGGTTCAAAGGTCATGGCTATTTTTTGTGTATGTACTCTAACTATAACATCACACCGACTTTTCAACGGCGGTTTTTCAACAATGAAGTAATGACAGTGACAAATGATGCCAATAAGAAAGATAGTACCTACTGGAGCAAGATCAGACCCATTCCGTTAACTACTACTGAAGTAAAAGATTACCGCGAAAAAGATAGCCTACAAGTGATCAAGGATAGCAAGCCTTATAAAGATTCGGTAGACGCCAAACGTAACAAACTGGGAATTACTGGTATACTATATGGTGGCTATACTTATCGTAACTCTTACCGCCGCGAACGTTTTTCTTTTCAACCGCTTATTAGCACTTTTCAATACAACACTGTAGAGGGTTTGGTAACGGACTTGTCGCTTAATTATCAAAAACGCTACGAAAACAGAACATACTTTACCATTGATCCCAGTTTTAGGTATGGCTTTTCTAACAAGCGATTTCAGGCAAAACTACGCACATCTTATCGGTTTGCCCCCAAAAGCTTTGGTACAGTATGGGCAGAAGGTGGACGTTATGTAGAGCAATTGAGCCGTATGCAATCTATTTCGCCCTTTCTCAATAGTTACTATACACTGGTGGTTGAGGAGAATTTTATGAAGATATACGAAAAAGCTTACGCTAAAGTGGGGTATCGTCAAGAGTTGATCAATGGCTTGTACTTTAAGGGGAGCTTAGAGTTTGCTGAACGTAATGCTATGCAAAATACCACCAACTATAGTTGGCGCAATGTAGAAAACCGGGAGTTTACGCCCAACGCCCCTGTAAACAACGAACTGGCCAATACCGATTTTGCTTACCATCAAGCACTTACATTCAATGCCTCTTTGCGTTTGCGTATCAAACAACGCTACATCACTTACCCTCACCGTAAGTTTATTGTGGGTTCAGACTACCCCACTTTATTGTTGGGTTACCGTAAAGGGCTTGCTATAGGAGACAGCGACGTGGACTATGATTTACTACACGCGTCTATATCAGATGAGATAAGTATGGGGGTAATAGGAGCCAGTAAGTATCGGGTGAGTGCTGGAGTATTTTTAAATACTAACAAAATGTATTTTATGGATTTCCGTCATTTTTCGGGTAACCAAACAGGGCTTTTGAAAGGTAGCAGCAACGCTTTTCAGTTATTGGAATACTACCGTTACAGTACTCAAGACCGTTACCTAGAAGGACACTATGAACACCATTTCAACGGCTTTGTAATGAATGGCTTTCCGCTGATCAATAAACTAAAGTCTCAACTGGTGATCAGCGCCAACTACCTTTGGACTCCTACCTCGCTTAATTACCTTGAGCTAGGCATAGGACTGGAACATATTCTTAAAATTATGCGCTTTGACTTTATCGTAGGTTTGCAAGAGGGCAATCAGGTAAGCAGTGGTTTCAGGTTTGGTTTTGGGTTTTAA
- a CDS encoding AraC family transcriptional regulator translates to MAKNSHPALTLDDHEEIKSIPKNSNTVIHSKVKGFAHAFAKEPTASIKYVVSGEEAYRIDGHTYRVQAEEFLIVNPERNYEGHIDKHKETEGVCIYLHNEIIDSVAKVLGKADQTLLDNPFDTGIQNFEFFENIYKSHNSALGLMIRKLYRNIRHRSLETVRSDHDLYYTLTEILLLDQQKIAHEINRLKSVKLSTKQELYRRVLIAKEYLDEFYYKKLDINEVSQVAALSEYHFFRTFKQVFGISPHKYLIKKRLEKSAELLRQNRYTITEVAYLIGFPDIHSFSKSFKKEFGITPSKFIEQ, encoded by the coding sequence ATGGCAAAAAACTCACACCCTGCGCTTACGTTAGACGATCACGAGGAGATTAAATCAATCCCAAAAAATAGTAATACAGTGATTCATTCTAAAGTCAAAGGTTTTGCGCATGCTTTTGCGAAAGAACCCACTGCCTCTATCAAGTATGTAGTAAGCGGTGAAGAAGCCTACCGTATAGACGGACATACTTATAGAGTTCAGGCAGAGGAGTTTCTGATTGTAAACCCTGAACGTAACTACGAGGGGCATATTGACAAACACAAAGAAACAGAGGGGGTGTGTATTTACTTGCACAATGAGATAATAGACAGTGTAGCTAAAGTACTTGGAAAAGCTGACCAAACCTTATTGGACAACCCTTTTGACACTGGTATTCAAAATTTTGAGTTTTTTGAAAATATTTACAAATCACACAATAGTGCACTGGGGTTAATGATTAGAAAACTGTACCGAAATATTCGTCACAGATCGTTAGAAACGGTACGCAGTGATCACGATTTGTACTATACTTTGACAGAAATACTATTGCTAGACCAGCAAAAAATTGCGCATGAAATCAATCGGTTGAAATCTGTCAAGCTTTCTACCAAACAAGAGCTGTATAGGAGAGTGTTGATTGCCAAAGAATACTTAGATGAGTTTTACTATAAAAAATTAGATATAAATGAAGTCTCTCAAGTAGCAGCTTTGTCTGAATACCATTTCTTTCGTACTTTCAAACAGGTTTTTGGTATCTCGCCCCATAAATACCTGATAAAAAAACGTTTGGAAAAGTCTGCCGAGTTATTGCGTCAAAATCGTTATACCATTACTGAGGTTGCTTATTTGATTGGTTTCCCAGACATACACTCGTTTAGCAAATCTTTTAAAAAAGAGTTTGGTATTACCCCCTCCAAGTTCATAGAGCAATAG